From the genome of Spirosomataceae bacterium TFI 002, one region includes:
- a CDS encoding L-aminopeptidase DmpA. Serine peptidase. MEROPS family S58, producing the protein MLLGFRYKVFTLFFIFLCHSVAFAQKVTPRSAGIPFGILSTGKYNAITDVKGVKVGHFTKIEGRNIRTGATAIIPHNGNIYREKVPAAIYIGNGYGKLAGYSQVKELGNIETPILLTNTLNIASCLDALIDYTLTFDENKNIRSVNGIVGETNDGSLNDIQGRYIKPKDGLQALLDANSGPVQEGNVGAGTGTICFGFKGGIGTASRKLPEQVGGYTLGVLVQTNFGGVLQINGVPVGQELGQYKFKDLGLPYKDDGSCMIVIATDAPLTSRNLERLAKRSMLGLGRTGGIQDHGSGDYAIAFSTAQSVRVVYVEGATRTTEELKDESLGILFEAVIEATEEAIINSLFAAETMTGQNGLTIKELPVDEVLKIMKTKKQ; encoded by the coding sequence ATGCTCCTAGGTTTCCGATATAAAGTCTTTACGCTTTTTTTCATATTCTTATGTCATTCAGTTGCTTTTGCTCAAAAAGTAACACCTCGTTCGGCTGGGATTCCATTTGGGATTTTGTCAACGGGGAAATACAATGCGATAACTGACGTTAAGGGCGTAAAAGTAGGTCATTTTACTAAAATCGAGGGTAGGAACATTCGAACAGGTGCAACCGCTATAATTCCACACAACGGTAATATTTACAGAGAAAAAGTTCCTGCTGCGATTTACATAGGTAACGGATACGGCAAACTCGCTGGTTACTCTCAAGTGAAAGAACTTGGAAATATCGAGACTCCGATCCTGCTCACCAATACGTTAAATATTGCTAGCTGTTTAGATGCATTGATTGACTATACCTTGACTTTTGATGAAAACAAAAACATCCGAAGTGTCAATGGAATTGTAGGTGAAACAAATGATGGTAGCCTTAATGATATTCAAGGTAGATACATCAAACCAAAAGATGGACTGCAAGCTCTTTTGGATGCAAATTCGGGCCCGGTTCAGGAAGGAAATGTAGGAGCTGGAACTGGAACAATTTGTTTTGGCTTTAAAGGTGGTATTGGAACCGCTTCACGAAAATTACCTGAGCAAGTAGGTGGATATACCCTTGGCGTTTTGGTTCAAACAAACTTTGGTGGAGTACTTCAAATAAACGGAGTACCAGTTGGTCAAGAATTAGGACAATATAAATTCAAGGACCTAGGCTTGCCTTATAAAGACGACGGTTCATGTATGATTGTCATAGCAACTGACGCCCCACTTACTTCACGAAATCTTGAAAGGCTCGCAAAGAGATCTATGTTAGGCTTAGGAAGAACAGGCGGTATTCAAGATCACGGAAGCGGAGACTACGCAATTGCTTTTAGTACTGCTCAAAGTGTGAGAGTCGTATATGTAGAAGGTGCAACCAGAACTACAGAAGAACTTAAAGATGAAAGTCTTGGAATTTTATTTGAAGCTGTAATTGAAGCTACAGAAGAAGCGATAATCAATTCTCTTTTTGCAGCAGAAACAATGACCGGTCAAAACGGACTAACTATCAAGGAACTACCTGTGGAT
- a CDS encoding stearoyl-CoA desaturase (delta-9 desaturase) — MAILIFFLAHWYLSLFAQTFFLHRYAAHGMFTMKPLTEKIFYVLTFIFQGSSFLSPYAYGVMHRLHHAHADTENDPHSPSFSQNLFDMMWKTKNYYNTILHKQDNIEPKFKKNVPHWAFMEKLGDQWLIRLGWGVLYILFYIKFATAWWMFALLPIHFLMGPVHGVIINWYAHKYGYVNFKVGDTAKNLLPFDFLMMGESYHNNHHKFGGRANFGIKWHEFDPTYPIIKVLSWVQLIKLKPNNDLKYM, encoded by the coding sequence ATGGCAATATTAATTTTCTTTTTAGCTCATTGGTACCTTTCTCTTTTTGCTCAAACATTCTTTTTACATCGCTATGCTGCTCACGGAATGTTTACCATGAAACCTCTCACAGAGAAGATATTCTATGTTTTAACATTTATATTTCAAGGTTCATCATTTCTTAGTCCTTATGCATACGGCGTCATGCACAGGCTTCACCACGCCCATGCAGACACCGAAAATGATCCACACTCCCCTAGCTTTTCGCAGAATCTTTTTGACATGATGTGGAAAACGAAAAATTACTATAATACAATTTTACACAAACAAGATAACATAGAACCTAAGTTTAAAAAGAATGTACCACATTGGGCATTTATGGAAAAACTTGGCGATCAATGGCTCATCAGACTTGGCTGGGGTGTATTGTATATTTTGTTTTATATCAAGTTTGCAACTGCATGGTGGATGTTTGCTTTGCTTCCTATACATTTCTTAATGGGACCAGTACACGGAGTTATCATTAATTGGTATGCTCACAAGTACGGTTATGTGAATTTTAAAGTTGGCGACACTGCTAAAAACTTACTTCCTTTCGATTTCCTAATGATGGGAGAAAGCTATCACAATAACCACCACAAGTTTGGCGGAAGAGCAAACTTTGGTATAAAGTGGCACGAGTTTGACCCTACCTACCCTATTATTAAGGTATTGAGTTGGGTGCAATTAATAAAGCTCAAGCCCAACAATGACTTAAAGTATATGTAA
- a CDS encoding Acetyltransferase (GNAT) family protein — protein MTIREATIQDVPDMMKLVHELAVYEKAGDQVINTVEQMEIDGFGQNPLFGAYVAIIDGETIGTAIYYYRYSTWKGKRLYLEDIVVTESKRGVGAGKQLFEAILAKAKESKCSGLMWQVLDWNESAIDFYKRYDADLDDSWVNCNIDF, from the coding sequence ATGACTATTAGAGAAGCTACCATTCAAGACGTTCCTGATATGATGAAACTTGTACACGAGTTAGCAGTGTACGAAAAGGCAGGAGATCAGGTGATAAACACAGTTGAGCAAATGGAAATTGACGGATTTGGTCAAAACCCTCTTTTCGGTGCCTATGTAGCTATTATAGATGGTGAAACTATTGGTACAGCCATCTATTATTACCGGTACAGTACTTGGAAAGGAAAAAGATTGTATCTCGAAGATATCGTAGTAACGGAAAGTAAAAGAGGAGTTGGAGCTGGAAAGCAGCTTTTTGAAGCAATTTTAGCCAAAGCAAAAGAAAGCAAATGCTCAGGTTTGATGTGGCAAGTTCTGGATTGGAACGAAAGTGCAATAGATTTCTATAAAAGATATGATGCCGATTTAGATGATTCATGGGTCAATTGCAACATTGATTTCTAA
- a CDS encoding ribosomal large subunit pseudouridine synthase D, translated as MQISKDLEEIENDLHEEEGEMYEHIRITADSGQSLVRMDKFIAQKAKNISRNRIQTAIAANSVKVNGQIAKASYKVKPGDEVVLAMAIPPREPTEIIPQDIPLNIVYEDDALMIVNKDPDMVVHPGHGNWDGTLVNALVHHFANLPTGKNGVIRPGLVHRIDKGTSGLLVIAKTEFAMQYLAKQFADHTTERTYLAIIWGEPKEMKGTIEGHIGRGFKDRRISEVFPEGDHGKEAITHYEVLRTMRYVSLVQCKLETGRTHQIRAHMKYLGHPLFGDTMYGGDKALRGNLFTKYKQFVDNCFTILPRQALHAKSLGFEHPTTKQWMQFDSEIPEDMQQVIEKWDHYVQYT; from the coding sequence ATGCAAATTAGCAAGGATTTGGAAGAAATAGAAAATGACCTTCACGAAGAGGAAGGCGAAATGTACGAGCATATTAGAATTACAGCGGATTCTGGTCAAAGTTTGGTGAGAATGGATAAGTTTATTGCCCAAAAGGCAAAGAACATATCCCGAAACCGAATCCAAACTGCCATCGCTGCAAATTCAGTAAAAGTAAATGGTCAAATAGCAAAAGCTAGCTATAAAGTAAAACCAGGAGACGAAGTTGTACTTGCAATGGCAATCCCACCAAGGGAACCTACAGAAATTATACCGCAAGACATTCCTCTCAACATTGTATATGAAGACGATGCACTCATGATTGTGAATAAAGACCCAGATATGGTTGTTCACCCTGGTCATGGTAATTGGGACGGTACATTAGTAAATGCACTTGTTCACCATTTTGCAAACTTACCAACTGGAAAGAATGGCGTCATAAGGCCAGGTCTTGTTCATAGAATAGACAAAGGAACTTCAGGACTGTTAGTGATTGCGAAAACAGAGTTTGCAATGCAATATTTGGCAAAACAATTTGCAGACCATACTACAGAAAGAACTTACTTGGCGATTATTTGGGGTGAACCCAAAGAAATGAAAGGAACCATAGAAGGGCACATAGGCCGAGGTTTCAAAGATAGAAGGATATCTGAGGTTTTCCCTGAGGGAGATCATGGTAAAGAGGCCATTACGCATTATGAAGTACTTCGTACTATGAGGTATGTGAGTCTTGTGCAATGTAAATTAGAGACAGGTCGGACCCATCAGATAAGAGCTCACATGAAGTACTTAGGCCATCCCCTATTTGGAGATACTATGTACGGAGGAGATAAAGCATTAAGAGGAAACCTCTTTACTAAGTACAAGCAATTTGTAGATAACTGTTTTACTATTTTACCGAGACAAGCATTGCATGCAAAGTCCTTAGGGTTTGAACATCCTACGACAAAACAATGGATGCAGTTTGACAGCGAAATTCCAGAAGACATGCAACAAGTGATCGAAAAGTGGGATCATTACGTTCAATACACATAA
- a CDS encoding 1-aminocyclopropane-1-carboxylate deaminase gives MIKIEDLVQLPTPLQKWSHPLFIEKSVNVYVKRDDLSHPILSGNKFRKLKYNLRAAKSKGFESLLSFGGAFSNHLYAMAGVCKYSDFKVKMLIRGDELNPDSSSTLAFANECGVELIFVDRKSYRDKADLVQKYGSDSFIIPEGGSNKNALLGVSELVDEIMVDIEPNYIIAAMGTGGTVAGLLSNEIYDGKIIGVSSLKGGSFLKGEVDLLLDKSSDFDLWVDYSFGGYAKHTDELLRFIANIEQEYEFPLEHVYTAKLFFAVLDKVKNDYFPIDSQIVIYHSGGLQGKIKV, from the coding sequence ATGATTAAGATTGAAGATTTAGTACAGCTTCCTACACCTTTACAAAAATGGAGTCATCCACTTTTTATAGAGAAGAGCGTAAATGTATATGTAAAAAGAGATGATCTCAGTCATCCTATTTTGTCGGGAAATAAGTTTAGAAAATTAAAATACAACCTTAGGGCTGCTAAAAGTAAAGGTTTTGAATCATTATTAAGTTTTGGAGGAGCATTTAGCAACCATTTGTATGCCATGGCTGGCGTTTGTAAATACAGTGACTTCAAAGTAAAAATGCTCATTCGAGGAGATGAACTAAACCCCGATTCTAGTTCTACTTTGGCTTTTGCAAATGAATGTGGAGTAGAATTAATTTTTGTAGACAGAAAATCCTATCGGGATAAAGCTGATTTGGTCCAAAAATATGGTTCTGATTCTTTCATAATACCAGAAGGAGGGTCAAATAAAAATGCCTTGCTAGGTGTATCTGAATTGGTGGATGAGATTATGGTTGACATAGAGCCCAATTATATCATTGCTGCTATGGGAACAGGAGGAACGGTTGCAGGGCTACTTTCTAATGAAATTTATGATGGGAAAATTATTGGTGTCTCTTCGCTAAAGGGAGGGAGTTTTCTAAAAGGTGAAGTTGACCTACTTTTGGATAAATCCTCTGATTTTGATCTTTGGGTAGACTATAGTTTTGGTGGTTACGCAAAGCATACGGATGAATTGCTTCGTTTTATAGCTAATATTGAGCAGGAGTACGAATTCCCTCTAGAGCATGTTTACACTGCTAAACTATTCTTTGCTGTACTAGATAAGGTAAAGAATGACTATTTTCCAATAGATTCACAAATCGTAATTTATCACTCAGGAGGATTGCAGGGAAAAATTAAGGTATAG
- a CDS encoding WG containing repeat-containing protein: MKNPKYLATIVLSAAIFFQSIATVPPNFISGYQFKNGLSKIAVDGKFGFLSLEGKLEIPCKYDYATDFNNEKAIVRLGKSFGFIDVTGKAVTEIKYDYLEDFSEGYAVFRKNGKYGYLNIDGNEVIPAKYDFAQGFSEGYASVSDGAKTQYINSNGNIIIETDVQMGLSFKYGMAPVMKNGKWGYINAKGTTIVDFKFDFASNFKEGLATVRKNGKSGLINLNGELITAFDYDNITEFNNGTALFQKNGKVGIINKVGEIKFAGLDNAKEYSNGVYAFCKNGKWGFLKTNGEILVQPKYDNLSPYAEGFAIVEMNGKYGYIDNLGMEIVKPIYDSAADFSNGRGAVKLNGEYLFLNQFGQISMTLTLDNATNPHRVLVEVTQVNDGIEQNKSVIALTK, from the coding sequence ATGAAAAACCCTAAATATTTAGCCACGATTGTTTTATCAGCAGCTATCTTTTTTCAAAGCATTGCAACTGTTCCCCCAAACTTTATTTCTGGTTACCAATTTAAAAATGGTCTAAGCAAAATAGCTGTAGACGGTAAATTCGGTTTTTTAAGCCTTGAAGGTAAATTGGAGATTCCTTGCAAATACGATTACGCTACTGACTTCAATAATGAAAAAGCTATTGTAAGACTTGGTAAGTCATTTGGCTTTATAGATGTCACAGGCAAAGCCGTTACAGAAATAAAATATGATTACTTAGAGGACTTCTCAGAAGGATACGCCGTATTTCGTAAAAATGGAAAATACGGATACCTAAATATTGATGGCAATGAAGTAATTCCTGCCAAATACGATTTTGCCCAAGGATTTAGTGAAGGGTATGCCTCTGTAAGTGATGGTGCCAAAACACAATACATTAATTCGAATGGAAATATAATTATAGAAACCGATGTTCAAATGGGTCTTTCATTCAAATACGGAATGGCTCCTGTTATGAAAAACGGTAAATGGGGATACATTAATGCTAAAGGAACAACTATTGTTGATTTCAAATTTGACTTTGCGTCAAACTTTAAAGAAGGTTTAGCAACAGTACGAAAAAATGGAAAATCAGGTTTAATTAACTTAAATGGCGAGTTAATTACGGCTTTTGATTATGATAACATTACTGAATTCAATAATGGAACTGCACTTTTTCAAAAAAACGGAAAAGTTGGTATCATTAACAAGGTAGGTGAAATCAAATTTGCAGGTCTTGACAATGCTAAAGAATACAGCAATGGCGTTTATGCTTTCTGCAAAAATGGAAAATGGGGATTCCTTAAAACAAATGGAGAAATCCTCGTGCAACCAAAATATGACAACCTAAGTCCATATGCTGAAGGTTTTGCAATTGTAGAAATGAACGGAAAGTATGGATACATTGATAATTTAGGAATGGAGATTGTTAAACCGATTTACGATTCAGCCGCAGACTTTTCAAACGGTCGTGGTGCTGTAAAATTGAACGGCGAATACCTTTTCTTAAATCAGTTTGGACAAATATCTATGACACTAACATTAGATAATGCTACCAACCCACATAGAGTATTAGTTGAGGTAACTCAAGTTAACGACGGAATTGAGCAAAATAAATCTGTGATTGCTCTCACAAAATAA
- a CDS encoding ATP-binding cassette, subfamily B: MQEENLSGKIFDKKVLIRLISFIKPFKLRFGILILVIILGAALSPALPVLIKYTIDGPISEGDWIGTRNMFIAMVALLFFSSILAFLNTYLAGWLGQNIIKNIRVQLYDKILGLKLKFFDQTPIGRLVTRTISDIETLSEVFSSGMAAIVGDILQLVLIFGVMMWLNWKLALISLCTIPFMLISTYVFKEKVKKSFNEVRNAVSNLNTFVQEHITGMNLVQIFNSEKVEYNKFVKINKDHRDANIRSVLYYSIYYPVVEVISALGVGLIVWYGARAMLNDASVEFGTITAFIMFINQFFRPIRMLADRINTLQMGIVSTDRIIKLLDSEDYLVDNGTITTPIEGNVKFTNVKFAYIDENYVLKNISFEAKFGETVAFVGATGAGKSSIINLLTRFYDINEGKIEIDGVNIDNYDLSHLRQSIGMVLQDVFLFSDTIRNNITLGDQNIGDEQIVNAAKLVGVHDFIMQLPGNYDYNVMERGATLSVGQRQLISFVRAMVQNPSIIVLDEATSSIDTESEELIQNAIEVLMKGRTAIVIAHRLSTIQKADRIIVIDKGEIVESGNHNELLAKGGFYNELYQIQYAAAMA, encoded by the coding sequence TTGCAAGAAGAAAATCTAAGCGGTAAAATCTTTGACAAAAAAGTCCTGATCAGACTTATTTCCTTTATTAAGCCATTCAAATTAAGGTTTGGAATCCTAATTTTGGTTATAATACTTGGAGCTGCACTTTCACCTGCATTACCCGTATTAATCAAATATACGATTGATGGGCCTATTAGTGAAGGAGATTGGATAGGCACTCGCAATATGTTTATTGCCATGGTGGCTTTACTTTTCTTCTCATCTATTTTAGCCTTTCTCAACACCTATTTAGCTGGATGGCTAGGCCAAAATATCATCAAAAATATAAGAGTCCAATTGTATGATAAAATCCTTGGACTGAAGCTGAAGTTTTTTGACCAAACCCCGATAGGCAGATTAGTTACTCGTACCATTTCTGATATCGAGACTCTTTCTGAGGTGTTCAGTTCTGGTATGGCGGCTATTGTAGGAGATATCCTTCAATTAGTACTAATTTTTGGAGTTATGATGTGGCTCAATTGGAAATTGGCTTTGATAAGCCTATGTACAATTCCTTTCATGCTTATTAGCACCTATGTCTTTAAGGAAAAGGTGAAAAAATCATTCAATGAAGTTAGAAATGCCGTTTCTAACCTTAATACATTTGTTCAGGAACATATCACCGGTATGAACCTTGTCCAAATCTTCAATTCAGAAAAAGTAGAATACAACAAGTTTGTGAAGATAAATAAGGATCACCGCGACGCAAACATACGTTCGGTACTTTATTACTCCATATACTACCCAGTAGTTGAAGTTATTTCTGCTTTAGGAGTTGGGCTAATCGTGTGGTATGGTGCCCGAGCGATGCTAAACGACGCTTCTGTGGAGTTTGGTACCATAACGGCATTTATCATGTTTATCAATCAGTTTTTTAGACCAATAAGAATGCTGGCCGATAGAATAAATACACTACAAATGGGAATCGTAAGTACCGATAGGATTATTAAACTATTGGATAGTGAGGATTATTTAGTTGACAATGGTACAATTACTACTCCTATTGAAGGTAATGTAAAATTTACCAACGTAAAGTTTGCCTACATTGACGAGAACTATGTTTTGAAAAACATCAGCTTCGAAGCTAAGTTTGGTGAAACTGTGGCATTTGTAGGAGCTACAGGAGCAGGGAAAAGCTCAATCATAAATCTTTTAACAAGGTTTTACGATATCAATGAAGGTAAGATTGAGATTGACGGAGTGAACATTGACAATTACGATCTGTCTCATTTAAGACAAAGTATTGGAATGGTCTTGCAAGATGTCTTCCTTTTCTCAGATACCATTAGAAACAACATTACCCTAGGGGACCAAAATATAGGCGATGAACAAATTGTGAATGCGGCCAAGCTTGTAGGCGTACACGACTTTATCATGCAGTTACCTGGCAACTACGACTATAATGTAATGGAACGTGGTGCCACGCTATCTGTAGGCCAGCGACAGTTGATTTCTTTTGTGAGGGCTATGGTACAAAATCCTAGTATCATTGTGCTAGACGAAGCGACTTCATCTATCGACACTGAGTCTGAAGAGTTAATTCAAAATGCAATCGAAGTCCTTATGAAAGGGCGTACAGCTATTGTGATAGCACACAGACTTAGTACTATTCAAAAAGCTGACAGAATCATCGTTATAGATAAAGGTGAAATCGTAGAAAGCGGAAATCATAATGAGTTACTTGCAAAAGGTGGTTTCTATAATGAATTGTATCAAATTCAATACGCTGCTGCCATGGCATAA
- a CDS encoding Glycosyltransferase, catalytic subunit of cellulose synthase and poly-beta-1,6-N-acetylglucosamine synthase, with amino-acid sequence MPKFSIITPVFNRPNEVFELLESLTKQNFKDFEVIIVEDGSSQKCEEVCSQFKDSLNVKYFFKENTGQGFSRNFAFEKAQGDYFIQLDSDVLVPEQYFDEINKSLAQYTWDAFGGPDAAHSSFSPIQKAINYAMTSVFTTGGIRGKKTNMGGQFTPRSFNFGLSRKVWEKVGGYKITRMGEDIEFSKRIIEAGFKVGLIPEAFIFHKRRTSLRQFFNQLHFFGRARINIARFYPEQLKLVHFFPAAFTLFLLACVLSFFIYPPIAFVGLTFFAIYCSLLFFDALRVYDFNIKIATLSLLACLVQLVGYGIGFLSELPKGLEHKKTRTI; translated from the coding sequence GTGCCTAAGTTTTCAATAATAACTCCTGTATTTAATCGTCCAAACGAGGTATTTGAGTTATTGGAAAGCTTAACTAAACAAAACTTTAAAGATTTTGAAGTAATTATTGTTGAAGACGGAAGTAGTCAAAAGTGTGAAGAAGTATGCTCACAATTTAAGGATTCTCTTAACGTTAAATACTTTTTCAAAGAAAACACAGGACAGGGTTTCTCTCGAAATTTCGCATTCGAAAAAGCACAAGGAGATTACTTTATTCAACTTGACAGCGATGTCTTAGTTCCTGAGCAATATTTTGATGAAATAAATAAAAGTTTGGCTCAATACACCTGGGATGCTTTTGGTGGACCAGATGCTGCACATAGCTCCTTCAGCCCTATACAAAAAGCAATAAATTATGCCATGACTTCTGTTTTTACCACAGGTGGAATCAGAGGAAAAAAAACAAATATGGGCGGACAATTTACGCCTAGAAGCTTCAATTTCGGTTTATCACGAAAGGTTTGGGAGAAAGTTGGCGGATATAAAATCACTCGTATGGGTGAAGATATTGAATTCAGTAAAAGAATAATTGAAGCTGGATTTAAAGTTGGACTTATTCCTGAGGCATTTATTTTTCATAAAAGAAGGACTTCATTGAGGCAGTTTTTCAACCAATTGCACTTTTTTGGTCGAGCTAGAATTAATATTGCTAGGTTTTATCCTGAGCAACTAAAGTTAGTACATTTCTTTCCTGCAGCTTTTACACTCTTTCTTTTAGCATGCGTACTTTCTTTTTTTATTTACCCACCTATTGCCTTTGTAGGATTAACGTTCTTTGCAATATATTGTAGCCTTCTATTTTTTGATGCATTAAGAGTTTATGATTTCAATATTAAAATTGCAACATTAAGCCTGCTTGCTTGTCTTGTTCAGCTGGTAGGATACGGTATTGGCTTTTTGTCAGAATTACCAAAAGGCCTAGAACATAAAAAAACTCGAACGATTTAA
- a CDS encoding glutamate-1-semialdehyde 2,1-aminomutase: MEKKRSKKLFSKAQKYIPGGVNSPVRAFKAVGGDPIFIKKAKGAYLFDEDGNKYLELINSWGPMILGHAFPPVEKAVRKASKKSFSFGAPTAAEVEIAKLIHEMVPSIEKVRMVNSGTEATMSAIRVARGYTGRNKFIKFEGCYHGHGDSFLIAAGSGAISMGTPDSPGVTPGTAQDTLIAPYNDLEAVSKLVAANKGEIAAIIIEPVVGNMGCVLPKDGYLQGLRDICTKEGIVLIFDEVMTGFRLAQGGAQERFGVIPDMTTLGKIIGGGMPVGAYGGKTEIMDFVSPMGPVYQAGTLSGNPMAMAAGLTMLKHLHKNPVIYSDLDSIGEELVHGIQSVLNDLELPYTINYIGSMYSLFFTKEKVINFETAKTCDTIMFGKFFNEMLNNGIYLAPAQFESLFISNVITSKMVKKIVAAHRKSLIACA, encoded by the coding sequence GTGGAAAAGAAAAGAAGTAAGAAATTATTCAGCAAAGCTCAAAAATATATACCAGGTGGAGTTAACTCACCAGTGAGAGCTTTTAAAGCCGTAGGTGGAGACCCAATTTTTATCAAAAAAGCAAAAGGAGCATACCTATTCGATGAGGATGGTAACAAATACTTAGAGCTTATTAATTCATGGGGACCCATGATATTAGGTCATGCCTTCCCTCCTGTTGAAAAGGCAGTAAGGAAAGCTTCAAAAAAGTCATTTTCATTTGGTGCTCCCACAGCTGCTGAAGTTGAAATTGCTAAGTTAATTCACGAAATGGTACCTTCTATAGAGAAGGTTAGAATGGTAAACTCTGGTACAGAGGCAACCATGTCAGCGATCAGAGTAGCGAGAGGATATACAGGTAGAAACAAATTCATCAAATTTGAAGGCTGTTACCATGGTCATGGCGACTCATTCTTAATTGCAGCAGGAAGTGGTGCAATTTCAATGGGAACTCCTGATAGTCCAGGCGTAACTCCAGGAACAGCACAAGATACACTTATTGCACCATACAACGATTTAGAAGCCGTTTCAAAACTGGTTGCAGCCAATAAAGGAGAAATTGCAGCAATTATAATAGAACCTGTGGTAGGAAACATGGGTTGTGTTTTGCCAAAAGATGGTTACCTCCAAGGACTTAGAGATATATGCACAAAAGAAGGCATAGTCCTTATTTTTGATGAAGTAATGACGGGCTTTAGGCTTGCTCAAGGTGGTGCCCAAGAAAGATTTGGTGTTATACCTGATATGACTACTCTTGGTAAAATCATTGGTGGTGGTATGCCAGTAGGAGCTTATGGTGGTAAAACAGAGATCATGGACTTTGTAAGCCCAATGGGACCAGTTTATCAAGCAGGTACACTTTCAGGAAATCCAATGGCTATGGCAGCTGGATTAACCATGCTGAAGCATTTACACAAAAATCCAGTGATATATTCAGACCTTGACTCTATAGGTGAGGAATTGGTGCATGGAATTCAATCTGTTTTAAATGATTTAGAATTACCCTACACAATCAATTACATTGGTTCTATGTATAGCCTTTTCTTTACTAAGGAGAAGGTTATAAACTTTGAAACTGCCAAAACTTGCGACACAATAATGTTTGGAAAGTTTTTCAATGAGATGCTGAACAATGGTATTTACTTGGCCCCAGCTCAATTTGAAAGCCTTTTCATATCCAATGTAATTACCAGTAAAATGGTGAAGAAAATCGTTGCTGCTCATAGAAAAAGTTTGATTGCTTGTGCCTAA